One stretch of Arachis hypogaea cultivar Tifrunner chromosome 20, arahy.Tifrunner.gnm2.J5K5, whole genome shotgun sequence DNA includes these proteins:
- the LOC112783627 gene encoding uncharacterized protein isoform X1 produces MEKSKMVEAGGNNNHSSSMETGFGNNFSDLTKSFSLALRSLLTSCSNQEFNQAFSTFTDTETQFLHRLFLQLITSLHENIEEEFKSICLRTKVGATLDAVEEVIEERDLDPLFSERSNIMDVAEDLSAAKKNEIQHLKEMVQLGEEKNQMLRSRLQLLREGRQVSSGAFQAVEKQFRSMNLSYGANISDK; encoded by the exons ATGGAGAAGTCGAAAATGGTTGAAGCAGGTGGCAATAACAACCATTCTTCTTCAATGGAAACGGGATTCGGAAACAACTTCTCCGATTTGACCAAGTCCTTCAGTTTGGCCCTTCGTTCTCTCCTCACTTCTTGCTCCAACCAG GAGTTCAATCAAGCTTTCTCAACTTTTACTGATACCGAAACACAATTTCTTCATCGTCTATTTCTTCAG CTCATCACTTCTTTGCATGAAAACATAGAG GAAGAGTTTAAGTCAATCTGCCTTCGAACAAAG GTAGGAGCCACCCTCGATGCGGTTGAGGAAGTCATAGAAGAAAGAGATCTCGATCCCTTATTTTCAGAGAG GAGTAACATAATGGATGTTGCTGAGGATCTGTCTGCGGCAAAGAAGAATGAAATTCAACATCTAAAGGAGATGGTGCAGTTG GGAGAGGAAAAGAATCAAATGCTTCGATCACGATTACAACTCCTTAGGGAAGGCAGACAAGTCTCGTCTGGTGCTTTCCAAGCTGTTGAGAAG CAGTTCAGAAGCATGAATTTGAGCTATGGTGCTAACATCAGTGACAAGTGA
- the LOC112783627 gene encoding uncharacterized protein isoform X2, which translates to MEKSKMVEAGGNNNHSSSMETGFGNNFSDLTKSFSLALRSLLTSCSNQEFNQAFSTFTDTETQFLHRLFLQLITSLHENIEEEFKSICLRTKVGATLDAVEEVIEERDLDPLFSERSNIMDVAEDLSAAKKNEIQHLKEMVQLGEEKNQMLRSRLQLLREGRQVSSGAFQAVEKFRSMNLSYGANISDK; encoded by the exons ATGGAGAAGTCGAAAATGGTTGAAGCAGGTGGCAATAACAACCATTCTTCTTCAATGGAAACGGGATTCGGAAACAACTTCTCCGATTTGACCAAGTCCTTCAGTTTGGCCCTTCGTTCTCTCCTCACTTCTTGCTCCAACCAG GAGTTCAATCAAGCTTTCTCAACTTTTACTGATACCGAAACACAATTTCTTCATCGTCTATTTCTTCAG CTCATCACTTCTTTGCATGAAAACATAGAG GAAGAGTTTAAGTCAATCTGCCTTCGAACAAAG GTAGGAGCCACCCTCGATGCGGTTGAGGAAGTCATAGAAGAAAGAGATCTCGATCCCTTATTTTCAGAGAG GAGTAACATAATGGATGTTGCTGAGGATCTGTCTGCGGCAAAGAAGAATGAAATTCAACATCTAAAGGAGATGGTGCAGTTG GGAGAGGAAAAGAATCAAATGCTTCGATCACGATTACAACTCCTTAGGGAAGGCAGACAAGTCTCGTCTGGTGCTTTCCAAGCTGTTGAGAAG TTCAGAAGCATGAATTTGAGCTATGGTGCTAACATCAGTGACAAGTGA
- the LOC112783627 gene encoding uncharacterized protein isoform X3: protein MEKSKMVEAGGNNNHSSSMETGFGNNFSDLTKSFSLALRSLLTSCSNQLITSLHENIEEEFKSICLRTKVGATLDAVEEVIEERDLDPLFSERSNIMDVAEDLSAAKKNEIQHLKEMVQLGEEKNQMLRSRLQLLREGRQVSSGAFQAVEKQFRSMNLSYGANISDK from the exons ATGGAGAAGTCGAAAATGGTTGAAGCAGGTGGCAATAACAACCATTCTTCTTCAATGGAAACGGGATTCGGAAACAACTTCTCCGATTTGACCAAGTCCTTCAGTTTGGCCCTTCGTTCTCTCCTCACTTCTTGCTCCAACCAG CTCATCACTTCTTTGCATGAAAACATAGAG GAAGAGTTTAAGTCAATCTGCCTTCGAACAAAG GTAGGAGCCACCCTCGATGCGGTTGAGGAAGTCATAGAAGAAAGAGATCTCGATCCCTTATTTTCAGAGAG GAGTAACATAATGGATGTTGCTGAGGATCTGTCTGCGGCAAAGAAGAATGAAATTCAACATCTAAAGGAGATGGTGCAGTTG GGAGAGGAAAAGAATCAAATGCTTCGATCACGATTACAACTCCTTAGGGAAGGCAGACAAGTCTCGTCTGGTGCTTTCCAAGCTGTTGAGAAG CAGTTCAGAAGCATGAATTTGAGCTATGGTGCTAACATCAGTGACAAGTGA
- the LOC112783627 gene encoding uncharacterized protein isoform X4: MEKSKMVEAGGNNNHSSSMETGFGNNFSDLTKSFSLALRSLLTSCSNQLITSLHENIEEEFKSICLRTKVGATLDAVEEVIEERDLDPLFSERSNIMDVAEDLSAAKKNEIQHLKEMVQLGEEKNQMLRSRLQLLREGRQVSSGAFQAVEKFRSMNLSYGANISDK; the protein is encoded by the exons ATGGAGAAGTCGAAAATGGTTGAAGCAGGTGGCAATAACAACCATTCTTCTTCAATGGAAACGGGATTCGGAAACAACTTCTCCGATTTGACCAAGTCCTTCAGTTTGGCCCTTCGTTCTCTCCTCACTTCTTGCTCCAACCAG CTCATCACTTCTTTGCATGAAAACATAGAG GAAGAGTTTAAGTCAATCTGCCTTCGAACAAAG GTAGGAGCCACCCTCGATGCGGTTGAGGAAGTCATAGAAGAAAGAGATCTCGATCCCTTATTTTCAGAGAG GAGTAACATAATGGATGTTGCTGAGGATCTGTCTGCGGCAAAGAAGAATGAAATTCAACATCTAAAGGAGATGGTGCAGTTG GGAGAGGAAAAGAATCAAATGCTTCGATCACGATTACAACTCCTTAGGGAAGGCAGACAAGTCTCGTCTGGTGCTTTCCAAGCTGTTGAGAAG TTCAGAAGCATGAATTTGAGCTATGGTGCTAACATCAGTGACAAGTGA
- the LOC112783178 gene encoding abscisic acid 8'-hydroxylase CYP707A2 gives MELTTMLYFLASSFFFFILLFKFFSSPKRGRELPLPPGSMGWPYIGETFQMYSQDPNVFFSTKIKRYGSIFKSHILGCPCVMISSSEAAKFVLNKAQLFKPTFPASKERMLGKQAIFFHQGEYHANLRRLVLRTVMPEAIKNIVKDIESIAVHALQSCQGKPITTFLEFKTYTFNVALLSIFGKDEVKYREDLKRCYYTLEKGYNSMPINVPGTLFHKAMKARKEIAEIVARIMATRREKKEESYNDLLGSFMAEKAGLTDEQITDNIIGVIFAARDTTASVLTWIVKYLGENPTVLQAVTEEQECIVKRKEKNGEEIGLNWEDTKKMPMTSRVIQETLRVASILSFTFREAVEDVEYQGYLIPKGWKVLPLFRNIHHSPDNFKDPEKFDPSRFEVAPKPNTFMPFGNGIHACPGNELAKLEMLVLLHHLTTKYRWSVVGDKNGIQYGPFALPLNGLPLNLYPKYK, from the exons ATGGAACTCACCACCATGCTTTACTTCCttgcctcttctttcttcttcttcattcttctcttcaAATTCTTCTCTTCTCCCAAGAGAGGCAGAGAATTGCCACTCCCTCCTGGCTCCATGGGTTGGCCTTACATAGGAGAAACCTTCCAAATGTACTCTCAAGACCCAAATGTCTTCTTTTCCACCAAAATCAAGAG GTATGGTTCTATATTCAAGTCCCACATTTTGGGATGTCCATGCGTTATGATATCAAGCTCAGAAGCTGCAAAATTTGTGCTAAACAAAGCACAATTGTTCAAGCCAACATTCCCAGCCAGCAAAGAGAGGATGTTGGGAAAGCAGGCCATATTCTTCCACCAAGGAGAGTACCATGCCAACCTCAGGAGGCTTGTCCTCCGCACCGTCATGCCCGAAGCCATCAAGAACATCGTCAAGGACATCGAGTCCATTGCCGTCCATGCCCTTCAATCCTGCCAAGGAAAACCCATCACCACTTTCCTCGAATTCAAAACC TACACATTCAACGTTGCACTGCTTTCAATTTTCGGAAAAGACGAGGTTAAGTACAGAGAAGATTTGAAAAGGTGCTACTACACTTTGGAGAAAGGATACAACTCAATGCCGATAAATGTTCCTGGAACACTGTTCCACAAGGCCATGAAGGCAAGGAAGGAAATCGCTGAGATAGTTGCTAGAATCATGGCAACaaggagagaaaagaaagaagagagttacAATGATTTGCTGGGTTCGTTCATGGCCGAGAAAGCAGGACTCACAGATGAACAAATAACAGATAACATCATTGGTGTCATTTTCGCTGCTCGTGACACCACTGCCTCTGTGCTGACGTGGATTGTTAAATACCTCGGTGAAAATCCAACTGTACTGCAAGCAGTAACT GAAGAGCAGGAATGTATAGTAAAGAGGAAGGAGAAAAATGGTGAAGAGATAGGATTGAATTGGGAAGATACAAAGAAGATGCCAATGACTTCAAGGGTGATTCAAGAGACTCTAAGGGTTGCTTCAATATTGTCCTTTACTTTCAGAGAAGCAGTTGAAGATGTTGAGTATCAAG GGTATCTTATACCAAAAGGGTGGAAAGTATTGCCACTTTTCAGAAACATACACCATAGCCCTGACAATTTCAAAGACCCAGAAAAGTTTGATCCTTCAAGATTTGAG gTGGCTCCCAAACCCAATACCTTCATGCCATTTGGCAATGGGATTCATGCATGCCCTGGCAATGAATTAGCTAAGTTGGAGATGTTGGTGCTTCTACATCATCTCACCACAAAATACAG GTGGTCTGTGGTAGGTGACAAAAATGGGATCCAATATGGCCCTTTTGCCCTTCCCTTAAATGGGTTGCCCCTAAACTTATACccaaaatataaataa